TGGCACGAGAGCCACGTCTGGTGAATCCCGATGTCGAGGTGTCTCCATCGGGAGTCGAGCGTTCTCGTGTCATAACAGGACCGGGTCGTATAGGAGCACTTAGGGCATACCAACCGCGATCGGGTAAGCCTGAGCTTTACCAGCAGTTCGTGTGGACGAACTAAAACCTCGATGACGGTGACACTGCGAAGGCCCAGCATCTGCTTAACTAGAGAGGTAGCGCGCACGGTTCTGAACTCCTTTTTGATGGGTTTCCAACACCAAATTTAGAGCTCAGAAACCGTGTGCGTTTCTTATGTGGCTACTTCAGCCTCAAATACCCCCACTGAACTGGGGCTATGGATCAGATCCAGGCCAAATCTATCCACATGAATGTCAATAGAGCCAATGAGTGCTCATCGGCGACCAGCAGCCGACGATGTCGGGAGAGCTGTATCCGAAGTCGAGCCCCAGTGATCGCGAGCGGACTCCCCAAACGAAGTCTGAGATTAGCTCCCCTCGTCTGAACCCGCGACCCAGCACCCCACCGCTTGCTTGGTTCCCGGGAGCGCGAACCGAACCCAAAGAGGACGACGATGACCACGATGACGACTCCTAATTCCATTTTAGATCCGCATCGCTGCATCGGTATCGACGAGGGTGCTATCGCCATCGGTTAGACGGTGATCGACCAGGAATTGATGGCTACCGATACACCAGAGCGCCTCGCCTCGTCCGAGTGTTGCGAGTGCTTCGCTCAGCTCACCGCTGAGTCCAAGAGTGTTACCCAGTTGGACCAGCTCCTCGCGAGGCTGGCGAAAGATAACTCGAGTCTCCACATCCTTAACGAGTTCGGCCGACTCAGCGTCCAGGTCCGAGAGACGATGAGTGACTGCGATCACGGACGCGCCGTAGCTGCGAGCTAGCTTGAATAGTTCGCGCATCTCACGTACCGAATCGGCGTGCTGGAGCACCGACCAAGCCTCATCTACCACCACAAAACCAGCCGGAATCTCCGTGTCGGCAAACTGAGCAATACGTGCTCGCAGTAGGCAGCTGATGGCGAATGCGGTCAGACGACGATCGCGAAAGGAACGCAGATCAACCACTACGCGTGCACCCAGCGCAACACCCTGGCCATCGACGGCAAAAACCCCGGCGAGGTCGCCGTCGATCAACCGCTTCAGCTGGGCGTACAGCTCCTGGCGAAGGCGCACTCCTTCGCTACCGGCATGAGAACCGACTCGCTCAAGCTCAAGAAGATCGACAAGGTGTATTAAGGTTATCGGCCCAGGATC
This genomic interval from Ferrimicrobium acidiphilum DSM 19497 contains the following:
- a CDS encoding helicase HerA domain-containing protein codes for the protein MRFQDSTRTLGRLPLMPSSPLPPTDVRPVGLSRLGGVFCFDPFQLYRVGYLTSPNMLVLGEIGRGKSAFVKTFLIREPTSSTSILILDPKGEYQSVAERLWAERLTLAEGAGLDPFVGVGSSQRVLAAVMVSIFRLLYDRSPLPLEYLLLQELTTQLLEDPGPITLIHLVDLLELERVGSHAGSEGVRLRQELYAQLKRLIDGDLAGVFAVDGQGVALGARVVVDLRSFRDRRLTAFAISCLLRARIAQFADTEIPAGFVVVDEAWSVLQHADSVREMRELFKLARSYGASVIAVTHRLSDLDAESAELVKDVETRVIFRQPREELVQLGNTLGLSGELSEALATLGRGEALWCIGSHQFLVDHRLTDGDSTLVDTDAAMRI